The genomic segment GGCGGCCTCCCGGTTGCGCGTGGTCTCTCGCGTGATCACGCTCGCGGGCGGATAGAAGCCACCACCCGACGCCGTACGCGGGTACATCTCGAACGTGTACGCGAAGATCTTGTGCGTGCCCCAGAGCCAGTCGAGCAGGTCCCCGTCGGTGACGTACAGATCGGACGACTGTTCCGGCGTGTAGTTGTTCGTCGCGGCCATCTGGCGGCCGAACGTGGAGAACGTGTTGTAGTCATCGGTCGTCATGCCGGTGGTCGTGTTGGCGGTGGTGTGCCCGAACGGCCACAGAACCAGTTCCGAATAGGTGTGGAAGTCCATGGCTGCGCGAATCTGCTGTTTTCCGCCCACCACCCGGCTGGTGACGAAGTCGCGCACCGCGCGCGTCTCGGGGGCCGAGAACGCCGACGGGCCCCGGTAGGTCGCCGACGACGTGCTGCCCGACGAGCCGCCGCAGCAGCCCCAGCGGTAGCCGTAGTTGCGGTTGAGGTCGGTGCCCACGTTCGAGGAGCCGCTGTTGGGTTGACGGTTCTTGCGCCACGAACGGTAGCTGCCAGTGGCGATGTCGTACTCCGAGCCGTCCGGGTTGACCGACGGGATGATCCACAGCTCGCGGCTGTTCACGACGTTGCGGATGCGCGAATCTGTCGCATAGTTGCTCGTGTACAGGTTGAGCAGGTAGAGCGCCATCTCGACGGTCAGGTGCTCGCGCGCATGGTGGTTGGCGTCGTAGAGCACCTCGGGTTCGTTCTCGTCAGTGCCCACGTTGTCGGAGATCTTCACGGCGACGATGTCACGGCCCTCGTACGTCCGGCCGATCGTGCGCTTGCTCGCGATCGCGGGATAGGCGGCCACCACCCGGTTCACCTCGGCGACCATCTCACTGTAGTTGTGGTACGGCGCGTCCGACGGCGGGAAGTCGAAGGTGGCCAGCAGTGGCTGCACGTCGAAGCCCTGACGTTGCAGGGCACGCACCTCGGCCGGGGTAGCGGTGATCGTGACCGTGGCGTGCTCGACGCTGTCGATGGCCGCACCGGTCCGCGCGATCTGGTTGCGCTGCCCGGCGTTGCGAACGTCGTAGATCTCGTACTGCGCGGGTTCGGCACTGGCGGCCGGGGCCGCGTCGGCGGCCGGCGTGGAGATCAGGGCGCCCAGCATCGCGAGGGCCAGGGCGGCCACCGCCGTACGTCGTCGTCTCATGAGCGACCTCCAGGTGGGGAATGATGCCACTCAGGTTTGCATAGACACTAATCGATCCGGTCATGCCAATGACTACCTCCTGCCGAGGTGATGGCTACCTTGACGGCATGGTCGTCGTCACCGAGTACAACGCCCGCTGGCCGTCGATGGCCGCCGCGGCGATCGCCGAGCTGTCCCCCCTGCTGCCGATCGTCGAGCACATCGGGTCGACCGCCGTGCCGGGCCTGGCCGCCAAGCCGACGATCGACCTGATGGCCGCGGTGCCTTCACTGTCGTCCGTTGATGCGCGTTCGTTCAGTTCGCTCAACTACGAACGTCACCTGAACGGCATGACTGATCGTTTACTGTTCGCACGCTGGGCCGACGATGCGCGAACGCACATCCTGCACGTGGTCACGCTCGACTCGTGGCCCACCCGCAATCAGCGCCTCCTGCGTGACTACCTGCGCGCTCACCCCGCAGAAGCCGAACGCTACGCCGCGCTCAAACGCTCGCTCGCCGCGACGAGGCCGCACCCCCACACGTACACCGCCGCCAAGACCGACCTGATCCAGGAGCTGACCGACCGGGCCCGTGCCGCGGTCGGCCTGCCCCCGGTACCGGTGTGGGAGAAGCCGTTCTGACCCTTTATCGGCGGCCGTCTGTGCTGCGACGATGCCGTCATGAACGAGGACCGGTTCACCGTACGGGCCCACGAGCCCGCTGATCGCGACGGCGTGCCGGAACTGGCGCCGCGCCTGAGCATCGGGGTGGCCGGGTGGCGCGATCCCGCGCGGGTAGCGCGCGCGGTCAAGGACTGGCTGAGCACCGCGGCCGGCCGGGCCCCCGCAGCGGACAATGCGCCCTTCGTGGCTGTAACCGACGGCAGCGGGGCCGAGATCTAGGCCGACATCGCCGAACCGGGTCCGGACGGCGTCATGATCAGCAGGTTCTCCGCGGGCCCGGTTCTCGACCTGCTGATGGCGTTCGCTGCCGCGGCCGACGCCGTCGTGTTGCTGCCCGGCGGCCCGGTCATGCTCACGAACGAGGATCAACTGCCGCATCTGCCCGAGGAGTTTCGTCCGGGCGCCGTGGTCGGGCACGCAGCGGCGGACGTCGAGCGCATCCTGGCCGAGCACTGACGGCCGAACTCTTCCGTATACTAACAATATTGCTCATACCGGACTTTTTCGACTCCTCGGGACCGGGCCGCGCGCTGCGGCCCGGCAGGCCGGGCTGCTGCTGATTCTGGCGGGGCTGCTGGCGCTGCTGGGGATCGGCAACGACCCGGCCCACGCCGACCGGTTGCTGCTGGTCGCGGCGTGCGACTTCGGACTCGCTTCCGTGGCGCTGCTGCCGCGGTGGGGCCGGCTCCGACCGAACACGCCGGCCTGGCTGGGGCTGCCGTCTTTCGGGGTGCTCGGGCTGTCGACATGGTCGTTCGGCGGATCGGCCAGCGGCACCGGCCCCTTCCTGGTGCTGCTGTACGCCTGGGCGGCACTGCACTTCCCGCGCTGGATCCTGCTCGCCTATGCCGTGCCGGCCACGCTCGCTTATCTGGTGCCGCTCGTCCTCACACACCAACCGGCGCTCATTCTGAGCAGCGCGTTCATCCTCATGCCGATCGCCATCGCCGTCGCGCTGCTGATCGAGGCCCAGGCCCGCCATCTGCGCGAGGATCGTGAACGCCTCGAGCGCATCGAGCAATGGCGCTCGGCCATGATGAGCACCCTCGCGCATGATGTGCGCAGTCCGTTGAGCACCGTACGCATGGTGCTCGAGGAGCTGAAAGTCGAGGCGCCCGCGCCGGTCACCGAAATGCTCGATGCCGCACTGCGCCAGACCGCCCGCATCACCCGGCTCGCCGAGGGCCTGCTCGACGTGCAGCGCATCGACAGCGAGGGTCACCTGCAACTCGACCGCCGGGAGCACTCCGCGCGCGCCCTGGTGAAGGAAACGCTCACCCACGTACGCAGTACCGACACCGACGTGACGCTGGAGATCGACGACGCGCAGGCCCTGCACGTGGACAAGCAGCGTTTCGAGCAGATCCTGGTCAACCTGCTCACCAACGCGGCGCGCTACGGCTCGCCACCTGTGGTCGTGACCGTCACGTCCAGCAACGGCCTCGATCGGCTGGAGGTTCGCGACCACGGTCCCGGCATTCCCGCGGAGCTGCGCGACCGCTTGTTCGGCCAGTTCGCGGTGGGCAGCGCCGAAGGCACCGGCCTCGGCCTGTGGATCGTCCGGCAGCTGGCCGCAGCCCACGGCGGCGACGCGTTCGCCGAGGCCCGGGACCCCGGCGTGGCCATGGTCGTCATGTTCCCTTCGTCAGCGACGCAAGGTGACCATCGAGAGTCGTGACTGAGCAACTCGCCCATGCGCGTGGCCGGCCGCACCCCGGAACGCCGGCACATCCCCGCCTACACGACCCGGCCCGTGCTGGCCGCGCGCTTCGACGGAGGAGTCCACTGCCTTGGGCGAAACCGTCACCGTCGCTGAGCACGTGGGCAGCACCTCGGTTCCCGGCCTGCCCGCCAAGCCCATCATCGACCTGATGGCCACCGCCCCGGCGCTGGCGCGTGATGACGACGCGCGGGCGAGGCGACCGTGCCGGACGCCGTCCGCGATCCCGAGGGAGAGCTGAGCGGAATCGGCTACGAAGACGTCGAAGCGAACACGCTGCGGCGGCTGTTCTACCGCCGACCCGGCTACCACCTGCACATCGTCGCCGCCGGCACGTGGGGAACGCGCAACCAGCGCATCCTGCGCGACCATCTGCGCACCAACGACCAGGACCCCGCCACCTGAGCAGCCATGCCGGTGATCCGCGCCGCGCCCGCAAGCACTGTCCCAATCGGCAAACATGCGCGAACGAACACCGAGCGCCATGGCGAGGCAACAAATGAGCAAAGGACCCAACGACCTGATCGAGCGCTGACGAGCGCCGACCGTCAGGCCGAAAGGGCTGGCTGCGCGACGGCGGGCGGGACTAACGTGCGCCGATGAGTTTCGTGATGCCCTTTCGCGGCCTGGCCCCGGAGGCTGCGGACGTCCGGTACGAGCACGGGCCCGACTCGGCGCGGCGCGCCGGCGTGGCCGAGGGCCGGACGATCGAGCTCGGCTGGGACGACAGTGCGATCTACCCGGGGACCACGCGCAAGGTCTGGATTCACGTGCCGGCCGGGTACGACCCGGCCACACCGGCCCGGCTGATCGTGTTCCAGGACGGCTGGTGGTATCTCGACCCGGACGGCGAGATGCGCGCGGCGATCGTTCTGGACAACCTCACGCATCGCGGTGACATCCCGATGACGATCGGCCTGTTCGTCGACCCCGGCCACATCGGCGACCGGAAGAACCGGAACGTCGAGTACGACGCCTTCGACGAGCGATACTGCTCATTTCTGATCGACGAGGTCGTCCCCCTGGTGAGCGACCGGTTCCGCATCACCGGCGACGGCTGGGCCATCTGCGGCGGCAGCAGTGGCGGAAACTGCGCGTTCACGACCGCCTGGTTGCGGCCCGACCGGTTCGACCGGGCGATCTGCCTCCTGTCCAGCTTCGCGCAGATGCCCGGCGGGAACCCGTACCCCGGACTGATCCCGGCTGTACCGCGTAAGCCGTTGCGGCTGTTCCTCCAGGCCGGCCACCGCGACCTCGGCTGGAACGAGCCGGACGACAACTGGCTGGCCGCCAACCTGCGCGTGGCCGCCGCCCTGGCCGAGGCCGGCTACGACTTCCGCCTGGTCCTCGGCGACGGCGGCCACAACCCGAACCACGGCGGTGTGCTGCTCCCCGACGCCCTCCGCTGGCTCTGGCGCCCGTGAACCGCGCAAGGGCCCGAGGTCCCTCCGGACTCGGAGGCCCGGTGCGAGCCTTTGACCGGCAACCGTCCGGCACGGTGCCCTCGATCAGTCCGGCGACCCGTTTGCGACAAGATAAGGACTGGGGCCGTACCTCAGCCGGCCGGGCAGCGCTGAGGACCGCCACCGTCGAGGAGATCCTATGACGTTCGACGACATCTTTGCCGGCCACAGGGTCATGGCTGTCCTGCGCGGGCTGGAGCCGGGCAAAACGGTGGAGGTCGCCACTGCATTGTGGGACGCCGGTGTCACCGTGCTCGAAGTGCCGATTGCGACGACCGATGCCGTCGCCTCCTTGCGCGCGGTGGCCGATGCTGCCGGTGAGCGCGGACTGCGCGTCGGTGCCGGAACGGTCATCACGGTCGAGCAGGTGCGGGCAGCTTCGGACGCGAACGCGCAATATACGGTCGCGCCCGGGCTCGACCTGGACATCCTTGCGGCGAGCCAAGCGGCCGGGATGCCTCATCTGCCTGGTGTGGGAACGGCCACCGAGGTGCAGCGGGCGTGGCTGGCGGGTGCCCGCTGGCTGAAGGCGTTCCCGGCCGCCGCGCTCGGCCCGGGCTGGATCTCCGCCCTGCACAGCCCGTTCCCGGAGGTGCGCTTCGTAGCCACCGGAGGCCTGTCCATCGCCTCGGCTCCCCGCTTCCTCGACGCCGGCGCCCGGGTGGTCGCTCTGGGCGCAGCCCTGGCCGACCCGGCCCAACGCGACCAGATCGGCCGACTGCTGACCCCGTGACCGCCGAGCGCCACCCGGCGGAGAACGACGCCGGAAGGCGGCCGACGCGCTGGTCGCTCCGGGCGCAGCCCTGGCCGACCCGGCCCAACGCGACCAGATCGGCCGACTGCTGACCCCGTGACCGCCGAGCGCCACCCGGCGGAGAACGACGCCGGAGGGCGGCCGACGAACACTGCGATGACGACTGCAGAAGACAGTGCAAGCAGGCCCGGCACCATGAGTCGCTGAATGGCGGGTTTCTCGTCTGATGAGCGGACAGCCACGATTCCGGCCGACGGACGACCGCGCGCAACAACCTTCACGTCACCTTGAGCGGACTGCGTCAGGTGGTGCGCGCCGCGCACCCGCAGGCCCAGGTGGAGCGGCGTTTCGACACCGGCCGGCCGGGACGGTCGAGGCGGGGACGGATGTCGAGCAGTTCGAGCATCATCACGCAGAAGCCGACCACTGCCCACGCCGGGGTGCGCAGGCGGCCGCGATGCGCGAGCGTGAAGCGGGCTGTCAGCTCTTCGAGGACCCGTCGATTGTCAGCCCTCAAACGAGCGGCGTCGATCGTCTGGCAGATGCCATCAGTAGCCCCAAAGAGCGACGGTCAATTTCCCCGTTTCTTTTTAGAATGAACCGTCCGACGACGCACGCGAGAGGGTGAAAAAGTACTCGTGATCGCGCGCATCGGAGGCGACCGGGCTCGCCGCGAGAGAACACCCGAGCCCCGGACGCGCGATTCCCGCGAAGAGCCGGAACCAGACGGTAGCGCACCACCCGCATCGAGCCCGAGCGAAAAGGCGATATTCAGCGGAGCGACCGTAGTCCTGGGCGGCCTGTCGGGCGTTGCGCAATTTCTGGGCTCGTCGGGCGGCAACGGATTCTTGTTCATCGGCGTCGGTACGGCTGTGGTCACCGCGGCGGTCGTCGGAGTCATGTTCTACAAGCACATGCGGGCGGTCGCCGTCCGAGCGGCGGCCCTTGTTCTGGTCGTCACCGTCGGTGGCGTGATCGGATTTCTCTTCGGCCACCGGCAGAAACCGAATCGGGTGGACGGCCCGCACCCGGTGCGGGTGACGGTGAAAGGGGAATCCGATCGGGAGGTCACGATCATCGTCGCGCGGAGCCGGACGGCCGGCGAGGGCCGGCGATTCTGGGCTGTCGTCCGCATTCACAACGTGAACGGGCACAGCGAGTACTGGCCCAGCAAGGATCTTTCGGCGCAGCCAGAGAACTACAGCTACCGTTTCCGGGTGCCCGACGACGCCGATCCTCGGCAGCCACGGAGCGTTCTTGTCTACGAGGTGGACGAGGCCACCGCGGCGAGATTGCAGTTCTTCAAGTCGAACGGTCTGTCGCCGCCGATCCCCGAGCGGGTCAGGCCGCCGTGCGACGACTGCGTCGCGTCGAACGAGGTCGACCTGCCGTTCTCGTGATCAGGCCTGTCGGCGCCGGCGGCCCGGACCGCGGGTGTCGCGACGCCAGCAGCCCACCATCAGGTATGGCGGCTCCACCGGGCCACGGTCGAGGACAGCGACGCCGGCGAGCCATGATCGAGCACAGCGAAGCCGACGAGCCATGATCGAGCACAGCGACGCCGACGGGCCACAGTCAGGTGTCGCAGCGCCACCGGGCCGGGATCAGGTGTTGTGAGGGCGGCGGGCCACGATGACGGCGTGGGTGTCCGGCCAGTCGAGCGGGTTTCCGGCCTCGTCGGCCAGCGACGCCACGGGGGCGATCCGGTTGTCGATCACCCAGTCGTTGCGCAGCGGGTGCGACGCCGGGTCGAGGTCGAAACCCGCCTCGGCCAGCAGCGACACCCAGTCGGCGAAGTCGAGGCCGCAGAACTGCTCATGGGTCTCCGACAGCCAGTTGTCCGTGTAGTCCTTGCGGGTCAGGAAGTCCATGGCCTGGCCCAGCGCGATCCGGACGGTGCCGTCGGGCCGGGCCGCGTACTCGAACGGGAAAGCGAAGTCGACCGCGAACTGATCGAGTTTGGCGCGCGTCGACAACGACCCCACATAAGCGGCGACTTCGGCCGACGGCAGCCCGGCCAGGTCCGTACGGGGGGAACTCGGGTTGTCGCCGTCGTCGCCGGTCAGGCGCAGGATCACCGGGCGGGTGCGGTCGCCGGGGCCGCAGACGTCGCTGTTGATCCAGACGCCGCCGGGCACGGTGTGGTCGTGGATGCGGCGCGCGAACTGGAGCAACGATGCGCGTTGCCGGCCGTACGACCAGATCTCGTGGGTGAGCGCGAACGTGAGCGTCGTGTCGACCGAGCGGTCCGGCAGCACCGCGCCGCCGAGGACGTTGCGCTGGTAGAAGTAGACGTTCGCGTTGGCGAAGACGCCCTGCGCCTTCTTGTGCACGCATTCCTGATAGAGGTGGCGCGCGACTTCGACGCCGATCAAGTCGCTCTCGTGCAGCGCGTCGTCCCGGTCGGCCAGTTCGAGCACCGCGCCGGCGCCGCAGCCGATGTCCACGATCCGGCCCGGTTGCACGTACTGGCGCACAGCTGTCCATTTGCGCGCGGCGGCGTCGGCGAAGGCTTCCACGTACGTGCGGTAGTCGCGCGTCGCGGTCAACCCGCCCTCGTCGCCGACGACCGGATCGTTCACCACCGTCTGCACGACAGTGCTCAGGCCGTAGCGGTCGTACACGTCGACTGTCGCCGGGTGCGCGAGTTTGCGCCACGAGTCGTCACCGGCGGCCAGGCGCAGCAGCACGTCCCACGGCCGCTCGGGTACTGCGGGCAGGTCCGGTTCGGCCTCGACCAGGGCGATCCGGAAGCCGAGGTCCTCGTAGAGCGCGGCGACCTGCGGCGTCGAACAGGCGACCAGGGTGTCGGCCGGAGTGAGATCGAGCCCGGTGGCCACGGTGACGGTTTTGAGCGTCACTTGCGCGAACCTGTCCGTCGGCGCGGTGTCGAAGATCGGCACGACCACCGACCGCAGCCCCGTCTCCACGCTGAACCGCTCGATGGCCGCTTCCCGCCGGTGGTACGGGATCGGGTTACGCTTCGTGTTCTCGTGGTTCGCCGACGTCACCGCCCACACGATCGTTTCGGCTCCCTCGTCCGCGAGACGTTGCAGGTAATCGGCCTGGAACTGAGTGAGCAGATGATGCCGGCCGGGGAAGAGCACGTAACGCGGCGTGGAGGTCACGGTCGTTGATCATAGCCTCGCGACACCGCCCCAGCCGCACGTCGTGCGCGGGGTGGGTCAGCGGGCGATCAGCTCCGGGCGGCCGGAGCGTTGCAGCAGGCGACTGCCGATGGAGCCGAGCATCAGGCCCTGGTAGCCGTGGGTGCGGGGGCCGACGACCATGGGAGGCCGACCGGGAGCGTTGCGCGAGGACCTTGTCGGTGCGGCCGGGCACGTGTTCGTGATGGGCGCGACCTTGGGGTATTTCTGCCGCCACCGGTCGAGCTGGGCGTCCGAGCCGGCACCCAAGGGGCCGGGGCCTGGACGCCGCTGACGGTCACCGCTCCCACCTCGGCGGCGTGAGGATGACCGGGACGGCGTGACCGGGGAGGGCCTGGCATTTGACCTCGGCGTCGGGGCGACCGCGCGGTGCAGCATGACCAGGTGCACAGCCTGACAGGCCGGGCGGAGGATGCGAACGATCGTCGATCAAGGCAGACTGCCTCGAATGGACGGACGCAGTGACCTCGCCGGTGTCGTCCTCGGTGGCCGGTACGAGCTGCACGAGCCGATCGGCGCCGGTGGGATGGCAGTGGTCTGGCGGGCCCGGGACCACGTGCTGGCCCGCACCGTCGCGGTCAAGATCGTGGCGGCGGAGCAGGGTGACCAGGATCGGATCAGGCGGGAGGCGCAGGCCGCGGCGGCCCTGTCGCATCCGAACATCGCCCAGGTGCACGACTACGGCGAGATGGCGGCCGAGGGGCGAGTCTTCCCGTACGTGGTGATGGAGCTCGTCGAGGGCGGCACGCTCGGGGATCGCATGACGCAGGGGCCGGTGGCGCCGCGCGTGGCCATGCGGATCTGCGCCGAGATCGCGGCCGCGTTGTCCGCCGCGCACGCCTTGGGCCTGGTGCACCGCGACATCAAGCCGGCCAACGTCATGCTCGGCCCCACCGGGGCCAAGGTCGTCGACTTCGGCATCGCCGCCGCCACCGCGCCCAGCGGGACCGGCGAGCTCGACATCGAGGTGCTGGGCACCCCCGCCTACCTGGCGCCGGAGCGGCTGATCGACGACGCCGTGGAGCCGGCCTCCGACGTCTATGCGCTGGGTGTGGTCCTTTACCGCCTGCTCTGCGGGCATTCGCCGTGGACCAGCGAGGACACCACCCAGATGCTGACCGCGCACATCTATCTGGAGCCCGCGCCGCTGCCCCCGGTGACCGGGGTGCCCGCGTTCATCGCCGAGCTGTGCGAACGCTGCCTGATCAAGGATCCGTCCCGGCGGCCCAGCGCCCGCGAGGTGTCCGCCCTGCTCAGCCGAGGGGCCGGCAACCCGGCAGCGGCCGCGGTCGACACGGCCTCGGCCGCCGCGGTGGCCATGGCCCTCGGCGCGACAGACCCGGCCCGCGACACGCCACCAGCCGGAGCAGCCGGGACAGCGAAGGCCGCCGGAGCGGACGGCCCAGCGAAGGCCGCCGCAGCGGACGGCCCAGCGAAGGCCGCCGGCACCGGGCATCGTGGCCGCTGGGCGATCGCGGCCGCGCTTCTGCTGGCGGCCGGCGCCGCCGGATGGCTTCTGATTCCCGGCGACCCGGAGGTGGCCCCGATCGCCGCCCCGTCCGCCTCGCCACCGGCCGCGCCCCGGGCCGGACGATCGGCCGCACCGGTATCCGCCCCCGTGTCCGGGCCGGCGACGAGAAGACCGACGTCCGCGGCTGCCGTGCCGGCCCCCGGCCTGGCCCGCACCACCGCACCGGGCGCGACCACCGCCCCGACGGCCGGTCCGGCCCTGACCACCGAACCCGTCCCGACCAGCACGACCGTCACGCCACCGCCCGGCCCGGGCCCGGGTCCGGGGGCCGAACCGGTCACCCGCACCTGGTCGTCCGACGCGGGCACCCTGACCGCGACCTGCGCCTCGCCCAGCACCGCGGAGATCGTCTCCTACGAGGCCCGCAAACCGTTCAAGGTCCAGTCGGCCGACCGGGGCCCGGCCTCCGCCCCGGCCGTCACCTTCAAGCACGGCAGCACGCTCACCACGATGACGGTCACCTGCTCCGCCGGTCAGCCCGCCTCGACCACCACCTGAGTCAGTGCGACTCGCGGGACACCTTGTCCCCGCTCGCGCCGAGCAGGAAGGACTGGTCGGCGCCGGTGTCGGCCTGCCCCACGGTGTCGACGTAGAGCTTCTCCCAGCCGCGGGCGGGGGCCGCGTACGCGCGGGCGGCCTCGGCCGACGGCTCGCGGGCGGCCCACTCGTCGGCGGGCAGGTCGACGTCGAGGCGCCGGTTCTCCAGGTCGAGCACGATCATGTCGCCCGTACGGACCTTGGCCAGCGGCCCGCCGGCGGCGGCCTCGGGGGCGACGTGCAGAACCACCGTCCCGTACGCGGTGCCGCTCATCCGCCCGTCGCAGATGCGCACCATGTCGCGGACGCCCTCGGCCAGCAGCTTCGCGGGCAGCGGCATGTTGGACACTTCGGGCATGCCGGGGTAGCCCTTGGGGCCGCAGCCGCGCAGGACCAGCACCGAGTCGGCGGTGACCTCGAGCGCGGGGTCGTCGAGCCGTTCCTTCAGGTCCTCCACCGAGTCGAAGACGACGGCCGGGCCCCGGTGCTGCAGCAGGGCGGGGGTGGCCGCGGCCGGTTTGACCAGGGCGCCGTCGGGCGCGAGGTTGCCGTGGAGCACGGCGATGCCCGCCTCCATCTGCAGCGGGTCGGCGCGCGGCCGGATCACCTCACGGTCGTAGACCCGCGCGGCATCGAG from the Paractinoplanes abujensis genome contains:
- a CDS encoding alpha/beta hydrolase translates to MSFVMPFRGLAPEAADVRYEHGPDSARRAGVAEGRTIELGWDDSAIYPGTTRKVWIHVPAGYDPATPARLIVFQDGWWYLDPDGEMRAAIVLDNLTHRGDIPMTIGLFVDPGHIGDRKNRNVEYDAFDERYCSFLIDEVVPLVSDRFRITGDGWAICGGSSGGNCAFTTAWLRPDRFDRAICLLSSFAQMPGGNPYPGLIPAVPRKPLRLFLQAGHRDLGWNEPDDNWLAANLRVAAALAEAGYDFRLVLGDGGHNPNHGGVLLPDALRWLWRP
- a CDS encoding class I SAM-dependent methyltransferase; translation: MTSTPRYVLFPGRHHLLTQFQADYLQRLADEGAETIVWAVTSANHENTKRNPIPYHRREAAIERFSVETGLRSVVVPIFDTAPTDRFAQVTLKTVTVATGLDLTPADTLVACSTPQVAALYEDLGFRIALVEAEPDLPAVPERPWDVLLRLAAGDDSWRKLAHPATVDVYDRYGLSTVVQTVVNDPVVGDEGGLTATRDYRTYVEAFADAAARKWTAVRQYVQPGRIVDIGCGAGAVLELADRDDALHESDLIGVEVARHLYQECVHKKAQGVFANANVYFYQRNVLGGAVLPDRSVDTTLTFALTHEIWSYGRQRASLLQFARRIHDHTVPGGVWINSDVCGPGDRTRPVILRLTGDDGDNPSSPRTDLAGLPSAEVAAYVGSLSTRAKLDQFAVDFAFPFEYAARPDGTVRIALGQAMDFLTRKDYTDNWLSETHEQFCGLDFADWVSLLAEAGFDLDPASHPLRNDWVIDNRIAPVASLADEAGNPLDWPDTHAVIVARRPHNT
- a CDS encoding serine/threonine-protein kinase → MDGRSDLAGVVLGGRYELHEPIGAGGMAVVWRARDHVLARTVAVKIVAAEQGDQDRIRREAQAAAALSHPNIAQVHDYGEMAAEGRVFPYVVMELVEGGTLGDRMTQGPVAPRVAMRICAEIAAALSAAHALGLVHRDIKPANVMLGPTGAKVVDFGIAAATAPSGTGELDIEVLGTPAYLAPERLIDDAVEPASDVYALGVVLYRLLCGHSPWTSEDTTQMLTAHIYLEPAPLPPVTGVPAFIAELCERCLIKDPSRRPSAREVSALLSRGAGNPAAAAVDTASAAAVAMALGATDPARDTPPAGAAGTAKAAGADGPAKAAAADGPAKAAGTGHRGRWAIAAALLLAAGAAGWLLIPGDPEVAPIAAPSASPPAAPRAGRSAAPVSAPVSGPATRRPTSAAAVPAPGLARTTAPGATTAPTAGPALTTEPVPTSTTVTPPPGPGPGPGAEPVTRTWSSDAGTLTATCASPSTAEIVSYEARKPFKVQSADRGPASAPAVTFKHGSTLTTMTVTCSAGQPASTTT
- a CDS encoding GrpB family protein; amino-acid sequence: MPDAVRDPEGELSGIGYEDVEANTLRRLFYRRPGYHLHIVAAGTWGTRNQRILRDHLRTNDQDPAT
- a CDS encoding GrpB family protein, with the protein product MVVVTEYNARWPSMAAAAIAELSPLLPIVEHIGSTAVPGLAAKPTIDLMAAVPSLSSVDARSFSSLNYERHLNGMTDRLLFARWADDARTHILHVVTLDSWPTRNQRLLRDYLRAHPAEAERYAALKRSLAATRPHPHTYTAAKTDLIQELTDRARAAVGLPPVPVWEKPF
- a CDS encoding bifunctional 4-hydroxy-2-oxoglutarate aldolase/2-dehydro-3-deoxy-phosphogluconate aldolase, which encodes MTFDDIFAGHRVMAVLRGLEPGKTVEVATALWDAGVTVLEVPIATTDAVASLRAVADAAGERGLRVGAGTVITVEQVRAASDANAQYTVAPGLDLDILAASQAAGMPHLPGVGTATEVQRAWLAGARWLKAFPAAALGPGWISALHSPFPEVRFVATGGLSIASAPRFLDAGARVVALGAALADPAQRDQIGRLLTP
- a CDS encoding sensor histidine kinase, which gives rise to MALLPRWGRLRPNTPAWLGLPSFGVLGLSTWSFGGSASGTGPFLVLLYAWAALHFPRWILLAYAVPATLAYLVPLVLTHQPALILSSAFILMPIAIAVALLIEAQARHLREDRERLERIEQWRSAMMSTLAHDVRSPLSTVRMVLEELKVEAPAPVTEMLDAALRQTARITRLAEGLLDVQRIDSEGHLQLDRREHSARALVKETLTHVRSTDTDVTLEIDDAQALHVDKQRFEQILVNLLTNAARYGSPPVVVTVTSSNGLDRLEVRDHGPGIPAELRDRLFGQFAVGSAEGTGLGLWIVRQLAAAHGGDAFAEARDPGVAMVVMFPSSATQGDHRES